One Porphyromonas pogonae genomic region harbors:
- a CDS encoding PepSY-associated TM helix domain-containing protein, whose protein sequence is MNPKSLRKSLSVFHLVTGITVGFIISLIFLSGSIIVYKPYLEKVAISDIAKVSPPSSKDKILPLQTLLNETYKRYPEYKIQNLVLYGSDNEAYSFRATPPHSHERVQIYVDQYRGTVLGTDNYKSKFMQWVYDFHVHLFLGKTGRKVVALLAITVVLLAFTGLALVPARQLKRLWIKSKNRFVFAFNLHNAVGMISLPFILIIAFTGAYWGFPVTYRTMFEFIAPGKAIVSSPSLDSPCLTKDYCSLDTILNNAQKFYPHGKPTLIFFPKSNTSCFSVRMKSNNDYARRGDNHIYLHPVTGHVISANLWDEKPLAEKLTRSMYFIHFGEFAGDASRILWIILGLSVPILYFTGFYMWYKKRIKRKKKYS, encoded by the coding sequence ATGAATCCAAAGTCTCTTCGCAAATCTCTATCGGTTTTTCACCTTGTCACGGGTATAACGGTAGGGTTTATTATATCACTTATATTTCTCTCCGGTTCTATCATTGTATACAAGCCTTACTTGGAAAAAGTGGCTATCTCTGATATTGCCAAAGTATCGCCCCCCTCTTCAAAGGACAAGATATTGCCTTTGCAAACTCTGCTCAATGAAACATACAAAAGATATCCGGAGTATAAAATCCAGAATTTGGTTCTTTATGGGAGTGACAATGAAGCCTATAGTTTTAGAGCCACACCTCCCCACTCTCATGAAAGAGTACAGATATACGTAGACCAATACAGAGGTACCGTCCTGGGAACTGACAATTACAAAAGCAAGTTTATGCAGTGGGTTTACGACTTCCACGTGCATCTGTTTCTGGGCAAGACAGGGCGTAAAGTAGTAGCCCTATTAGCTATAACGGTCGTATTATTGGCATTTACAGGGCTGGCGTTAGTACCGGCACGGCAATTGAAAAGATTGTGGATAAAGAGTAAGAACAGATTTGTCTTTGCCTTCAACTTACACAATGCTGTAGGTATGATATCTCTGCCATTTATTTTGATTATAGCATTCACCGGCGCTTATTGGGGATTCCCTGTCACTTACCGCACAATGTTCGAATTTATAGCACCGGGAAAAGCGATAGTATCATCTCCCTCTCTAGACAGTCCTTGCCTGACAAAAGATTATTGCTCGTTAGACACTATTCTGAATAATGCACAGAAGTTTTATCCTCACGGCAAACCCACACTCATCTTCTTTCCCAAGAGTAACACCTCCTGCTTTTCTGTGAGAATGAAAAGCAACAATGACTACGCCCGCAGAGGCGACAATCACATTTACCTGCACCCTGTAACCGGTCATGTCATATCAGCTAACTTATGGGATGAAAAACCATTGGCAGAGAAACTGACCCGATCCATGTATTTTATCCATTTTGGAGAGTTTGCCGGAGATGCTTCCCGTATTTTATGGATCATACTGGGATTATCCGTACCTATACTCTATTTTACAGGGTTCTATATGTGGTACAAAAAGAGAATCAAAAGAAAGAAGAAGTACTCCTGA